A DNA window from Solanum lycopersicum chromosome 3, SLM_r2.1 contains the following coding sequences:
- the LOC138347718 gene encoding secreted RxLR effector protein 161-like, translating into MRLTTQELNESIGRADDEFFENIEQYQSLVGKMLYLTLTRSDIAFSVQTLGQFLQQLKKSHWEAAIREMRYVKREPELGILLSIHKTNKLSVFCDADWASCPNTRRSVSGFLVKHTDSLISWKSKKQNVVSRSSAEAEYTSMANPVSRGSMGDCVDERVRE; encoded by the coding sequence ATGAGACTTACTACACAAGAATTGAATGAATCAATAGGAAGAGCAGATGatgagttttttgaaaacatagAGCAGTATCAAAGCTTGGTAGGAAAAATGTTATATCTCACATTAACTAGATCAGATATAGCTTTTTCAGTTCAAACACTTGGTCAGTTCCTACAGCAGTTAAAAAAATCACACTGGGAGGCGGCAATCAGGGAGATGAGATATGTTAAAAGAGAACCAGAACTTGGGATCTTGTTGAGCATCCATAAAACAAATAAGTTGAGTGTTTTTTGTGATGCAGACTGGGCATCATGCCCTAACACAAGAAGGTCAGTCTCAGGTTTTTTAGTCAAGCATACTGATTCCTTAATATCATGGAAATCCAAGAAGCAAAATGTGGTCTCCAGAAGCTCGGCAGAGGCAGAGTATACGAGTATGGCAAATCCAGTGTCAAGAGGTAGTATGGGTGACTGTGTTGATGAAAGAGTTAGGGAGTGA